One window from the genome of Echinicola vietnamensis DSM 17526 encodes:
- a CDS encoding DUF4982 domain-containing protein, with translation MKIKYLLLLGTFLLFHSTKAQRTTYNFNSGWKVKTGDPSLAEKPSYDDSRWKAVTLPYAWNEDEAYKVDIHSLTTGIAWYRKTFVLPEGQEDQKVFLEFEGVRQGGEFYVNGTHIGRHENGAMAVGFDISDLLNPFPESNVVAVRTDNDWDYREKATQTKYQWSDRNFNVNYGGIPKNVYLHITDKLYQTLPLYSNLGTEGTYVYAQDIDVDNGTARVTAESQVRNEQKRALEVQYQVTIKEQDGTLVKKIEGSKKTISPGQTTMLSATAELDHLHFWSWGYGYLYDVFTTLLVDGKEIDEVKTTTGFRKTAFKDGMVYLNDRVLQVKGYAQRTSNEWPGVGMSVPAWISDYSNRMMVEGNANLVRWMHITPWKQDVESCDRVGLIQAMPAGDAESDVQGFRWEQRKNLMRDAIIYNRNNPSILFYECGNDNISEEHMAEMKQIRDQHDPHGGRAIGSREMLGSKEAEYGGEMLYINKSADQPMWATEYSRDEGLRKYWDEYTPPYHKDGDGPPYKGKDASEYNRNQDSHAIEDIVRWYDYYRERPGTGKRVSSGGVNIIFSDTQTHFRGAENYRRSGEVDPMRVPKDGYFAHQVMWDGWVDPEQPRTHIMGHWNYEAGIKKPIYVVSNAAEVELFVNGKSLGKGEQSYRFLFTFPEVTWEPGAIKAVSYNELGEAVSEDEIVTSGKPAALKLSLKQAPGGMVADGHDLGLIQVEVVDSEGDRCPTALDMVHFELKGAAEWRGGIAQGPEDNFVLSKKLPVEGGVNRVFVRATDAPGKITITAKAEGLKPATLSWSTQPFEVTGGLSTALPGENLESFLGRGPTPKGPSYRVTRTPVGIQSAKAQSNPEDVSKSFDDNEMTSWENDGERSTGWIEYELEREAEISEITMKLSNWRNRSYPISISMDGKEVFSGNTPKSLGYVTLQFPPTRSKKVLIKLIGANIDGDAFGIVEITGKIEPSGAEKKSKGELDIVEIEFYERNHQ, from the coding sequence ATGAAAATCAAGTATCTTCTTCTACTCGGAACGTTCCTTCTATTTCACTCCACCAAAGCCCAACGGACCACCTACAATTTCAATTCAGGCTGGAAAGTAAAAACCGGTGATCCATCATTAGCCGAAAAACCTTCATACGACGACTCCCGCTGGAAGGCGGTCACCCTTCCCTACGCTTGGAACGAAGATGAGGCCTATAAAGTGGATATCCACAGCCTCACTACCGGAATAGCGTGGTATCGAAAAACGTTTGTACTGCCAGAAGGCCAGGAAGACCAAAAAGTATTCTTGGAATTTGAAGGGGTGCGCCAGGGAGGCGAGTTCTATGTCAACGGAACGCATATCGGGCGCCATGAAAATGGGGCAATGGCAGTAGGATTTGACATTTCTGACCTGCTCAATCCGTTCCCTGAAAGTAATGTCGTAGCCGTCCGTACCGACAACGACTGGGACTATCGGGAAAAGGCCACCCAAACCAAATACCAGTGGAGCGATCGCAATTTCAATGTCAATTATGGGGGTATTCCCAAAAATGTTTACCTGCACATCACGGATAAATTGTACCAGACCTTGCCTTTGTATTCTAACCTGGGAACGGAAGGCACCTATGTGTACGCCCAGGATATAGACGTGGACAATGGCACGGCAAGGGTAACTGCAGAAAGTCAGGTACGAAATGAACAGAAACGCGCCTTAGAGGTGCAATACCAAGTCACCATTAAAGAACAAGATGGTACCTTGGTAAAAAAAATAGAAGGTTCCAAAAAGACCATATCGCCAGGGCAGACCACGATGCTTTCCGCTACGGCCGAATTAGACCACCTGCATTTTTGGAGCTGGGGATATGGGTACCTGTATGACGTCTTCACCACGTTGCTCGTGGACGGAAAGGAAATCGATGAAGTAAAAACCACGACAGGCTTCAGGAAAACGGCCTTCAAAGACGGAATGGTCTACCTGAACGATCGCGTTCTCCAAGTGAAGGGATATGCCCAACGAACAAGCAATGAATGGCCCGGAGTGGGCATGTCCGTTCCCGCTTGGATCAGTGATTACAGCAATAGGATGATGGTAGAGGGCAACGCCAACCTGGTTCGGTGGATGCACATTACCCCTTGGAAACAGGATGTGGAGTCATGTGACCGGGTCGGGCTGATACAGGCCATGCCTGCCGGTGATGCAGAAAGTGATGTTCAGGGCTTCAGATGGGAGCAACGTAAAAACCTCATGCGAGATGCCATTATCTACAACCGGAACAACCCGAGTATTCTATTCTATGAATGTGGCAATGACAATATCAGCGAGGAACACATGGCAGAAATGAAGCAGATCAGGGACCAACATGATCCCCATGGTGGCCGTGCTATAGGAAGCCGTGAAATGCTTGGCAGTAAAGAGGCCGAATACGGGGGAGAAATGCTCTACATCAACAAAAGTGCCGACCAACCCATGTGGGCTACTGAATATTCCAGGGACGAAGGACTTCGAAAATATTGGGACGAATACACTCCTCCCTACCATAAAGATGGTGATGGGCCGCCCTATAAGGGAAAGGATGCCAGTGAGTATAACCGCAATCAGGATTCCCATGCCATTGAGGACATCGTCCGCTGGTACGATTATTATCGGGAACGCCCGGGCACTGGGAAGCGTGTAAGCTCCGGCGGGGTCAACATTATCTTTTCGGACACCCAGACGCATTTTCGAGGGGCCGAAAACTACCGCCGAAGTGGCGAAGTGGATCCCATGCGTGTGCCCAAGGATGGCTATTTCGCCCACCAAGTCATGTGGGATGGCTGGGTAGACCCGGAGCAGCCACGGACCCATATCATGGGACACTGGAACTATGAGGCAGGAATTAAAAAACCGATCTACGTGGTTTCCAATGCCGCAGAGGTGGAGCTATTCGTCAATGGAAAATCCCTGGGAAAAGGGGAGCAATCCTACCGCTTCCTTTTCACCTTCCCGGAGGTGACCTGGGAACCTGGTGCCATCAAGGCAGTAAGCTATAACGAACTAGGGGAAGCGGTCAGTGAAGATGAAATCGTCACGAGCGGTAAACCGGCAGCTTTAAAGTTGAGCTTGAAGCAAGCTCCGGGAGGGATGGTCGCTGACGGCCATGACCTCGGCTTGATACAAGTGGAAGTAGTGGACAGTGAGGGTGACAGGTGTCCCACGGCCCTGGACATGGTGCACTTTGAACTGAAAGGTGCAGCAGAGTGGCGAGGAGGAATCGCCCAAGGGCCGGAAGACAACTTTGTGCTGTCCAAAAAACTCCCAGTAGAAGGAGGCGTAAACCGGGTTTTTGTCCGGGCCACTGATGCCCCCGGCAAAATAACCATAACCGCCAAGGCAGAAGGCTTAAAACCTGCCACCTTGAGCTGGAGCACTCAGCCATTTGAAGTAACCGGTGGTTTAAGCACAGCACTTCCTGGGGAGAACTTGGAATCCTTTTTGGGCCGCGGCCCTACCCCAAAAGGCCCGTCTTATCGGGTTACCAGAACACCTGTTGGTATCCAGTCGGCCAAGGCTCAATCCAATCCCGAGGACGTTTCCAAATCCTTTGATGACAATGAAATGACCAGTTGGGAAAATGATGGAGAACGATCCACGGGATGGATCGAGTACGAACTGGAAAGGGAAGCAGAAATCAGTGAAATCACCATGAAGCTCAGTAATTGGCGCAACCGGAGCTATCCGATATCCATTAGCATGGATGGTAAAGAAGTGTTTTCCGGTAATACGCCGAAAAGCCTGGGCTATGTCACCTTACAATTCCCTCCAACCCGCAGCAAGAAAGTCCTGATCAAATTGATCGGTGCCAATATCGATGGAGACGCTTTCGGGATCGTGGAAATTACTGGAAAAATAGAGCCTTCAGGAGCGGAAAAGAAATCCAAAGGCGAATTGGATATTGTGGAAATAGAATTTTACGAACGTAATCACCAATAG
- a CDS encoding amidohydrolase family protein encodes MTKHILRTSLVLIGLLFSFSCKSQQKDQGGFDQQGSQLADSLYAYVKYKAGTYAFTNVRIIDGTGEPVREGQTLLIDNGIIKGVGNHSEVEIPIGTQTIDLSGKTIIPGLVGMHNHLHIPQFPYVGDIAAKLYLASGVTTIQTCGAASPARELELSRQIDQGLKIGPSTIASGPFITGPGGNPNMVIPKNEKHLRDTLQYWLDQGVKWFKVYRHIRPKDLETTIDMAHIHQAYVRGHLCSVTFGEAAKMGIDGIEHGLNSASDFRTDKDPGTCNGGREYMDSLAIDHEEVKNLQQLMIDNRVFLTSTLAIYEASVPSRAFADERTQKAMSPYLLDRYLQARERFDQSPPDATRYKRLQRIMAFEYQYTKMGGLLCSGVDAGRHVLPGFGDQRNFLLLLEAGFSPEEVIQIMTGNGTKALGRDDIGTIQVHTRADFVILDGNLVADPSIIREVETVFKAGIGFDPRKILEGTAGKFGIE; translated from the coding sequence ATGACCAAACACATCTTACGAACCTCTTTGGTACTCATAGGCCTACTTTTTTCTTTTAGCTGCAAATCCCAGCAAAAAGACCAAGGGGGTTTTGACCAGCAGGGATCCCAACTTGCCGACAGCCTCTATGCCTATGTAAAATACAAAGCGGGAACATATGCATTTACCAATGTCAGGATCATCGACGGCACAGGAGAACCTGTTAGAGAAGGGCAAACCCTGCTCATCGATAACGGCATAATCAAAGGTGTAGGAAACCATTCGGAAGTGGAAATTCCGATCGGTACGCAGACCATTGACCTAAGTGGAAAAACGATCATTCCCGGGTTGGTAGGCATGCACAATCACCTGCATATCCCCCAGTTTCCTTATGTGGGGGACATCGCAGCCAAGCTGTACCTGGCCTCGGGTGTGACGACCATCCAGACTTGCGGTGCTGCTTCTCCCGCACGTGAGCTGGAACTTTCCAGACAAATCGATCAAGGCCTAAAGATCGGTCCTTCGACCATAGCGAGTGGTCCCTTCATCACAGGGCCTGGCGGCAACCCCAACATGGTCATTCCAAAGAACGAAAAACATCTTCGCGACACGCTCCAATATTGGTTGGATCAAGGTGTCAAATGGTTCAAGGTTTACCGACATATCCGTCCCAAAGACCTGGAAACTACCATCGATATGGCCCATATCCACCAAGCCTACGTAAGGGGGCACTTGTGCTCTGTCACCTTTGGCGAGGCCGCCAAAATGGGGATTGATGGAATCGAGCATGGCCTGAACAGTGCCAGTGACTTTCGTACCGACAAGGATCCTGGGACATGTAATGGCGGAAGAGAATACATGGACAGCTTGGCCATCGATCATGAAGAAGTCAAAAACCTTCAACAACTGATGATCGATAACCGTGTATTCCTAACTTCCACACTCGCCATCTATGAAGCCAGTGTCCCGTCCAGGGCATTTGCTGATGAGCGAACTCAAAAAGCCATGTCACCCTATCTGCTTGACCGCTACCTTCAAGCCAGAGAACGATTTGACCAATCACCGCCCGATGCCACACGCTATAAAAGGCTCCAACGTATCATGGCTTTTGAATACCAATATACCAAAATGGGAGGCTTGCTGTGCAGCGGTGTAGATGCTGGACGCCATGTCCTTCCCGGTTTTGGTGACCAGCGCAACTTTTTACTCTTGCTAGAAGCTGGATTCTCTCCCGAAGAGGTCATTCAAATCATGACTGGAAATGGTACCAAAGCGCTTGGAAGGGATGATATTGGTACGATTCAAGTACACACGAGGGCTGATTTTGTGATATTGGATGGAAACCTTGTGGCCGATCCATCCATTATCCGAGAAGTAGAAACCGTCTTCAAAGCGGGAATCGGGTTTGATCCGCGTAAAATACTGGAAGGGACAGCCGGTAAATTCGGCATAGAATAA
- a CDS encoding PAS domain S-box protein → MPENIIFDQSPFPMWIYDLETYQFLAVNNEAVVHYGYSKSEFLDMTIREIRPKEDIALLERAVAAVREGNKLFKDNLFRHKLKNGTIIQVKIKSNPIEYHGRRAEIVTAIDLTESHLQQKHIERQKNHLSAIRDIQEILLKSKQWPSALKTCLEKVGKLLKADRLFFSKWDEKTLPSVPFISWTSQSSDEPPVDSVSSLLFHFPPCRAHLETGKSFKFNTTHLCDPDLRSTLVGLKIKSMVLVPIMMRQKPVGVIAMEDHAHEKNWEEMEIQLLERLSGNLSYAIKEAISYQKLKESEVRFRSLVQNGTDLIALLDDHGNYKYVAPTSTRVLGIPPESFLGKNAFEFIHPDDTPKVMKKLKEISQKSHVTVPPYRFTDVKGNYVWLHTELSNHLNDPSIHGVIANTQVVTDEMEKRKTSDLAAAMANALGQSSTLSKGMSRAIAKINQLTGTDCGEFWLVSKDGLQLNLMAKHHSAAPFAKLYKKGDMDTLAKGQGLPGKCWSSNSIEIWEELAHEPLFIRKKRFSQTSLKSAFAIPVRHNDHFLGVFLGFSTEDILVLNSDIRIVKAVFDPTGAIVRQKLIEEEFRNFFDLSPGPLCIIGYDGYIKKHNRALEKLLGYHKKELLHYPLLDLIYTKDGGLSLKRMNAFLEGKTQLPQETKFLTKTGKVKSLIWKGRQLPESKIIIAVAKDITDQKQAQNNLKEAYTKLKTAQKIGKMGYWSRDINSDISEWSEETYKIYGYSQKEFVPTMDNLLKTFHPDDQYLLEHDPIKSLKPGKVNRFQHRIINGKGKTKWVQQEIKLVTNKEGTPTRLEGTIRDITDQKEHEQKLSISNNRFKLAMKVSNEMIWELDFSTGTITRGTRMGKEVGYKGSESFTKGNSWFQKIHPEDAESVWKSLQQSLSNKTAKSWKKEYRLLLSDNRISYVVDRCLILRNDTGKPVRAVGSVLDVTSSRKHLKKITQQNNHLKEIAWLQSHQIRAPLSRIMGLVSMYREVDDDDIPLAQILDWIENSCKELDKVVHEITARTIDEGIPIVPDDPNRTI, encoded by the coding sequence ATGCCAGAAAATATTATTTTTGACCAATCTCCTTTTCCCATGTGGATTTATGACCTGGAGACCTATCAATTTCTGGCTGTAAACAATGAGGCGGTGGTTCATTATGGTTATTCCAAGAGCGAGTTTTTGGACATGACCATTCGGGAGATAAGGCCCAAGGAAGACATAGCCCTGTTGGAACGTGCAGTTGCTGCTGTCCGTGAAGGAAACAAATTGTTTAAGGACAATCTCTTCCGGCACAAACTCAAAAATGGAACAATCATCCAAGTTAAGATCAAGAGCAACCCCATAGAATATCATGGTAGACGTGCTGAAATCGTCACGGCCATAGACTTGACGGAAAGCCACCTTCAGCAAAAGCACATTGAACGGCAAAAAAACCACCTATCGGCCATTCGGGACATCCAAGAAATACTGCTTAAATCAAAGCAATGGCCAAGCGCCCTAAAAACATGTTTGGAAAAAGTTGGGAAACTATTAAAGGCTGACCGTTTATTTTTCTCCAAATGGGATGAAAAAACTCTGCCCTCCGTCCCCTTTATCAGTTGGACCTCCCAGAGTAGCGACGAGCCCCCAGTAGACTCGGTTTCGTCTCTGCTTTTCCACTTTCCTCCATGTAGGGCGCATTTGGAAACGGGCAAATCATTTAAATTCAACACTACACATCTTTGCGACCCCGATCTTCGGTCGACACTAGTCGGCCTGAAGATCAAATCGATGGTTTTGGTTCCCATCATGATGCGCCAAAAACCTGTCGGAGTAATAGCAATGGAGGACCATGCCCACGAAAAAAATTGGGAAGAAATGGAAATCCAACTCTTGGAGAGGCTTTCCGGTAATCTTTCCTACGCCATCAAAGAAGCCATTTCTTACCAAAAATTGAAGGAAAGTGAGGTCAGGTTCCGATCATTGGTACAAAACGGCACCGACCTGATCGCCCTTCTTGATGATCATGGAAATTATAAATACGTCGCTCCCACCAGCACCCGTGTGTTAGGGATCCCTCCTGAATCATTCCTTGGCAAAAACGCCTTTGAATTTATCCATCCGGATGATACCCCAAAGGTTATGAAAAAGTTGAAGGAAATAAGTCAAAAAAGTCATGTTACCGTGCCTCCTTATCGGTTTACGGATGTAAAAGGCAACTACGTCTGGCTACACACAGAATTGTCCAACCACCTAAATGATCCCTCCATTCACGGTGTCATTGCGAACACACAGGTCGTGACTGATGAAATGGAAAAGCGCAAAACAAGTGATTTGGCAGCTGCTATGGCAAATGCCTTAGGACAATCCAGCACACTTTCCAAAGGAATGTCGCGTGCAATAGCAAAAATCAACCAGCTCACGGGGACCGACTGTGGGGAATTTTGGTTGGTATCCAAAGACGGTCTTCAACTTAACCTCATGGCAAAACACCATTCAGCTGCCCCATTTGCCAAGCTTTATAAAAAAGGAGATATGGACACCCTTGCGAAGGGGCAAGGACTACCGGGCAAATGCTGGTCGAGCAATTCTATTGAGATTTGGGAAGAGCTTGCCCATGAACCGTTGTTTATCCGAAAGAAAAGATTTTCACAAACATCTCTTAAGTCTGCATTCGCCATACCTGTTAGGCACAATGACCATTTTCTTGGGGTGTTTCTTGGTTTTTCAACCGAAGATATATTGGTGCTAAACAGTGATATAAGAATAGTGAAAGCAGTTTTTGACCCTACAGGGGCTATCGTTAGACAAAAATTAATAGAAGAAGAATTCAGAAATTTTTTCGACCTATCGCCCGGACCATTATGTATTATTGGGTATGATGGGTACATTAAAAAACACAACCGGGCACTCGAAAAACTGTTGGGATACCATAAAAAGGAACTACTCCATTATCCCCTCCTCGATCTAATCTACACCAAGGACGGGGGACTATCCCTTAAGCGTATGAATGCCTTTTTAGAGGGAAAAACCCAGCTCCCACAGGAAACCAAATTCCTTACAAAAACGGGGAAAGTCAAATCCCTTATTTGGAAGGGAAGGCAACTTCCCGAATCAAAGATCATTATTGCCGTTGCAAAGGATATTACCGATCAAAAGCAAGCTCAAAATAACTTAAAGGAAGCCTACACCAAGTTAAAAACCGCCCAAAAGATAGGAAAAATGGGCTATTGGAGCAGAGATATCAATTCGGACATATCCGAATGGAGTGAAGAAACATATAAAATCTACGGATATAGCCAGAAGGAGTTTGTGCCGACCATGGATAACCTTCTCAAGACATTTCATCCTGATGACCAGTATCTGCTCGAGCATGATCCCATTAAAAGTCTAAAGCCCGGTAAAGTAAACCGTTTCCAGCACCGTATTATCAATGGAAAAGGTAAAACCAAATGGGTACAGCAGGAAATCAAGTTGGTAACAAACAAAGAAGGCACTCCTACCCGACTGGAAGGAACCATTCGAGACATTACGGATCAAAAAGAACACGAACAAAAGCTATCCATCAGTAACAACCGATTTAAACTGGCCATGAAGGTCAGTAATGAAATGATTTGGGAACTGGACTTTTCTACTGGAACCATCACCCGGGGGACGAGGATGGGAAAAGAAGTAGGCTACAAGGGCTCAGAGTCCTTTACAAAAGGTAATTCCTGGTTTCAGAAAATCCATCCAGAGGACGCAGAAAGCGTCTGGAAGTCCTTGCAGCAATCACTAAGCAATAAGACCGCAAAATCATGGAAAAAGGAATATAGGTTGCTATTATCGGACAATCGGATTTCCTATGTGGTGGACAGGTGTCTTATTTTGAGAAACGACACCGGCAAGCCGGTACGTGCCGTGGGCTCCGTACTGGATGTTACCTCCTCAAGAAAGCACTTAAAAAAGATCACCCAACAAAACAATCACTTAAAGGAAATAGCATGGTTGCAATCCCACCAGATCAGGGCCCCACTTTCCAGAATCATGGGACTGGTATCCATGTACAGGGAGGTTGATGACGATGATATTCCTTTAGCCCAAATTTTGGATTGGATTGAAAATTCCTGTAAGGAACTTGATAAGGTAGTTCACGAAATTACTGCTAGAACCATTGATGAAGGCATCCCAATAGTTCCTGATGATCCCAATAGAACGATTTAA
- a CDS encoding sensor histidine kinase, translating to MKKSKLFNSNSLDETLHDNKISQLIKLVEQIASYDFPCKVETDASNSPVDILANGLNMLGEEIENKIQELSEMRETIHNLENFSYTLAHDIKSPINNTIGILELMEMEVEEGNYSRIPEYINLLKSSNQKSLDMANGILEYAQMTSKTRKTEPINVVEMCSQITKELSYVHPISVTYHVDTPHVYYNPNALRQILSNLINNALKFNNKDECKLIVSCISRANDILISVQDNGPGIPEKFKDNIYNLFFRLNGENQPTGTGLGLAIIKKIVLENNGKIWTESPVGEGTVFCFTIPKEKI from the coding sequence ATGAAAAAAAGTAAACTATTCAATAGTAATAGCCTTGATGAAACATTACATGATAACAAAATCAGTCAACTCATCAAACTAGTAGAACAAATCGCCAGCTATGACTTTCCCTGTAAGGTCGAAACAGACGCTTCAAATTCGCCAGTAGACATTCTAGCAAATGGGCTTAACATGCTCGGGGAAGAAATCGAGAATAAAATACAGGAATTATCCGAGATGAGAGAAACCATTCATAACCTTGAAAATTTCTCCTATACCTTGGCGCATGATATCAAATCTCCGATCAACAACACCATCGGCATTCTAGAACTCATGGAGATGGAAGTGGAAGAAGGCAACTACTCCAGAATACCTGAATATATAAACCTCTTGAAATCATCGAACCAAAAGAGTTTGGATATGGCCAATGGAATTTTGGAATATGCCCAAATGACCTCCAAAACACGGAAAACCGAGCCGATTAACGTTGTCGAAATGTGTTCGCAAATCACAAAGGAACTTTCCTATGTCCATCCTATCAGCGTGACCTACCATGTAGACACCCCACATGTCTATTACAATCCTAATGCCCTACGTCAGATACTTTCAAACCTCATCAACAATGCCTTAAAATTCAACAACAAAGATGAATGCAAGTTGATTGTCAGTTGCATCAGTAGGGCTAATGACATCCTGATTTCCGTGCAGGACAACGGTCCGGGAATTCCCGAAAAATTCAAGGACAATATTTACAACCTTTTCTTCCGCCTGAACGGCGAAAACCAACCCACTGGTACGGGGTTGGGATTGGCCATCATAAAAAAAATTGTTTTGGAGAACAATGGTAAGATCTGGACAGAATCTCCCGTTGGAGAGGGCACGGTGTTCTGCTTTACCATTCCCAAGGAAAAAATCTAA
- a CDS encoding family 43 glycosylhydrolase: protein MDHNTHNLTQAIKSITAILAFFALSLHMVNAQSLNIKNDRFWDTQNGEPIYSQGGGIFTFTDPKDGQEKYYWYGVHYEEAEKYREDPSVTHSRTHFKAVTCYTSTDLVNWKSEGNALEKSEVEENYQHIYWMGRLGVAYIEEIDQYAMLVQHNSNVIIALADQPAGPFKCHNRLDMTDRIGTPNTGDQTVFTDPDTGTSYLVYSYGKGRHKIYLSEIGVKDGKVDLLDVNQIFKGNGREGNCMVKYKGKYYVFASNLYGWDSSHAFYLVADEIKGPYLPENNMLITPGTYDDYAHITQTGFFVNVKGSKQETVIYCGDRWADFAGNGLGYNQWCPLSFEGETPVFNSLNSWNLNESTGEWSVAEDNNFVKNSSFEADRKAIPSTVKPIQEQLLGWHAEIQQGNTVVVGSEDSPVLNHANTLEDRKHVIGERSLNISDQVPFKRKVYQMITSTPYVPLEDGTYTLSFKVKSAGTFHRLEAYTESSAYQKTENVKQSDNWKTISLENVNVTNGKVEIGFIAHGEAGASCQIDDVTFVSNKVMTYQR, encoded by the coding sequence ATGGATCACAACACTCATAACCTTACCCAGGCCATTAAATCAATTACCGCTATCCTGGCATTCTTTGCGCTAAGTCTCCACATGGTAAATGCCCAAAGCCTTAACATCAAAAATGACCGTTTTTGGGATACTCAAAACGGAGAACCCATTTACAGCCAAGGCGGTGGAATTTTCACCTTTACCGATCCCAAGGATGGTCAGGAAAAATATTATTGGTATGGGGTGCACTATGAAGAAGCGGAGAAATACCGAGAGGATCCATCTGTCACGCATAGCCGCACCCATTTCAAGGCAGTGACCTGCTATACCTCTACCGATTTGGTCAATTGGAAATCCGAAGGCAATGCCTTGGAAAAATCAGAAGTTGAGGAAAACTACCAGCACATTTACTGGATGGGAAGATTGGGCGTAGCCTATATAGAAGAAATAGATCAGTACGCCATGCTCGTACAGCACAATAGCAACGTAATCATTGCACTGGCCGACCAACCTGCCGGCCCCTTCAAATGTCATAATCGGCTGGACATGACCGATCGAATCGGCACCCCCAATACCGGGGACCAAACCGTTTTCACGGATCCTGACACAGGGACTTCCTACCTGGTATACTCATACGGAAAGGGAAGGCACAAGATCTACCTTTCAGAAATTGGGGTAAAGGATGGCAAGGTGGATTTACTGGATGTCAACCAAATCTTTAAGGGAAATGGACGAGAGGGAAACTGTATGGTGAAATATAAAGGCAAATATTATGTTTTTGCTTCCAACTTATACGGCTGGGATTCCAGTCATGCTTTTTACTTGGTGGCCGATGAAATCAAAGGGCCATACCTGCCAGAAAACAACATGCTGATCACACCGGGCACTTATGATGATTATGCCCATATCACCCAAACGGGCTTTTTTGTCAATGTAAAGGGTAGTAAGCAGGAAACGGTCATTTATTGTGGGGACCGCTGGGCAGATTTTGCCGGAAACGGATTGGGCTATAATCAATGGTGTCCCCTTTCCTTTGAGGGAGAAACGCCTGTCTTCAATTCCCTCAATTCATGGAACCTAAATGAATCGACAGGCGAATGGAGTGTTGCCGAGGACAATAACTTTGTCAAAAACAGTAGCTTTGAGGCTGACCGAAAAGCCATCCCCAGTACGGTCAAACCCATTCAAGAACAGCTACTGGGCTGGCATGCAGAGATCCAGCAAGGCAATACAGTTGTCGTGGGATCGGAGGATTCACCTGTCCTGAACCATGCCAATACCTTAGAAGACAGAAAACACGTCATCGGAGAACGGAGTCTGAACATTTCCGATCAGGTACCTTTCAAAAGAAAAGTCTACCAGATGATCACTTCCACTCCATATGTTCCCTTGGAGGATGGCACCTACACCTTATCGTTTAAGGTCAAAAGTGCAGGGACTTTTCACCGGCTGGAGGCCTATACCGAAAGCAGCGCCTATCAAAAAACCGAAAACGTGAAGCAATCGGACAATTGGAAAACGATTAGTCTTGAAAACGTAAACGTCACCAATGGCAAAGTAGAAATAGGCTTTATCGCCCATGGCGAAGCTGGAGCAAGTTGTCAAATAGACGATGTAACATTTGTATCCAACAAGGTGATGACGTATCAGCGGTAA
- a CDS encoding acyl-CoA thioesterase gives MRFHTRKWIKPEDLNANNSLFGGRLLAWIDEEAALYAIIQLENQHVVTKYMSSINFMASARVNDIIEIGIEPVKFGKTSLTLKCEVRNKMTRETIITIDEIIMVNLGEDGQPVPHGKHQIEYVKDRLKENPS, from the coding sequence ATGCGATTTCACACCAGAAAATGGATCAAACCAGAAGACCTAAATGCCAACAACTCATTGTTTGGAGGGCGGCTGCTGGCCTGGATTGATGAAGAGGCGGCACTTTATGCCATCATCCAACTTGAAAACCAACACGTGGTCACCAAATACATGTCCTCCATCAATTTTATGGCCTCTGCCCGTGTAAATGACATCATCGAAATTGGCATTGAGCCTGTCAAATTTGGCAAAACCTCCCTGACCTTGAAGTGCGAGGTCCGAAATAAAATGACCCGTGAAACCATCATCACCATTGATGAAATCATCATGGTAAACTTAGGAGAAGACGGCCAGCCTGTACCACATGGCAAACATCAAATTGAGTATGTTAAAGATAGGTTAAAAGAAAATCCTTCCTAA